In Pseudomonas fakonensis, one DNA window encodes the following:
- a CDS encoding VRR-NUC domain-containing protein, producing the protein MVSPRLPELPQGCTTTSIEGTVKEAPLPSPGNKKYLMEKAEFAIKFPKLGIRGSKSGDEYSIELKQIVMSGLIRADEYRFGFNWDYKAEVSFDMRFEPPRPFLSSSLGAQDPGRRHSLTPFPKGFLGGKLRRPDITIVKDKNVRWPGQAGSDHQGVVHPDNLERIVEVKFPGDTLYADQRRDYIEISGGPKKFSVLEVTDCRDNGEREKDREYNAQTNPTLASDPRKWPFPVERPKEAPTPVPVYGPAPTAKPAYLEAWTLAQEVVEGLREDGKNAIEALSQEVRQYFEDVSAWLTQKGEWIRQEAGKAWEWVSESTGEVMRWTDEQVREMWKEVQKYTDLSLEVLKEITWVQWLGGIAATVALVVIVVNAPTVVAFVAAIPASLIFALASLVRMVHLFWPKLVPILSAPAALAGANA; encoded by the coding sequence ATGGTTTCGCCACGATTGCCAGAACTGCCGCAGGGTTGTACCACTACAAGTATCGAGGGTACGGTGAAGGAAGCTCCGCTGCCGTCGCCCGGGAATAAAAAGTATTTGATGGAAAAGGCCGAGTTTGCCATCAAGTTTCCAAAGCTGGGCATACGAGGCAGTAAGAGCGGGGATGAATATTCCATTGAGCTAAAGCAAATTGTCATGAGCGGCTTGATCAGGGCGGACGAGTACCGTTTTGGCTTCAACTGGGACTACAAGGCTGAGGTGAGTTTTGATATGAGATTTGAGCCGCCCAGGCCGTTTCTGAGCTCCTCTTTAGGCGCGCAGGATCCAGGGCGGCGACATTCATTGACGCCGTTTCCGAAAGGGTTTCTTGGAGGGAAACTCAGGCGGCCTGATATCACAATCGTGAAGGACAAGAATGTCAGGTGGCCGGGGCAAGCGGGTTCGGATCATCAGGGCGTTGTGCATCCGGATAATCTGGAACGTATCGTCGAGGTTAAATTTCCGGGTGATACGCTATATGCTGATCAGCGTAGGGACTATATCGAGATTTCGGGTGGTCCGAAAAAATTCTCGGTTCTGGAGGTGACCGACTGCCGGGATAACGGAGAGCGTGAAAAGGACCGTGAATATAATGCTCAAACCAATCCGACGCTAGCGTCGGACCCCCGGAAGTGGCCATTCCCCGTCGAACGGCCGAAGGAGGCACCGACACCAGTACCCGTTTATGGTCCTGCGCCGACAGCGAAACCCGCTTATCTTGAAGCCTGGACGCTTGCACAAGAAGTGGTGGAGGGGTTGCGTGAGGACGGAAAAAACGCAATCGAGGCCTTGTCTCAAGAGGTAAGGCAGTATTTCGAGGACGTCAGTGCCTGGCTGACGCAGAAAGGTGAGTGGATCCGCCAGGAGGCCGGGAAAGCCTGGGAGTGGGTGAGTGAGAGCACGGGAGAAGTGATGCGATGGACAGATGAGCAGGTGCGAGAGATGTGGAAGGAGGTGCAGAAATACACGGATCTATCCCTTGAGGTGTTGAAGGAGATTACTTGGGTGCAGTGGCTGGGGGGAATCGCCGCGACCGTTGCCTTGGTGGTTATCGTCGTGAATGCACCGACGGTGGTTGCTTTTGTTGCTGCTATTCCAGCATCTCTTATATTCGCTCTTGCGTCTTTGGTTCGGATGGTTCATCTGTTCTGGCCGAAACTTGTGCCTATTCTTAGTGCACCTGCGGCACTTGCTGGTGCGAATGCTTGA
- a CDS encoding PoNe immunity protein domain-containing protein, translating into MNRRQQFLTQDYYENMVRFFDAEESFWNTQTLDEDHEGQGESIKADEIRLATFSALLLRYTGGEEIPKLEPLLERLIHQCETYQQCLEYSEGVEGVSPLNIKELLAHYEEFVQIVSLCILLHRKDLLARFVRLTDQAGFAGDDALYEELLRKQLPDRFDVDTWYHSAYDLLIQVIDAETPSEASLYLQRYCASWYESFEHASTYWHDTHAEIDGCEGSYIGYWALEAGAVAYLFDIDDSQITSMVYPRDLVEYARSYRPKDTEGITPKVYAGEVCTRTGYWFSPANSDSRRFFKAGDTMPEFKGSSWGATIWYWSGEE; encoded by the coding sequence ATGAACAGGCGTCAGCAGTTTCTGACTCAAGACTATTATGAAAATATGGTGCGCTTTTTTGATGCTGAGGAAAGCTTTTGGAACACGCAAACCTTAGATGAGGATCATGAGGGGCAAGGTGAGTCTATCAAGGCTGATGAGATAAGGCTCGCTACTTTCAGTGCTTTGTTATTGCGCTATACTGGCGGGGAGGAAATTCCTAAGCTGGAGCCGTTGTTGGAGCGGCTAATTCACCAATGTGAAACCTATCAGCAGTGTCTTGAGTACTCCGAAGGCGTGGAAGGGGTCTCTCCTTTAAATATAAAGGAGTTGCTTGCGCACTATGAGGAGTTCGTTCAAATTGTTAGTTTGTGTATTCTTCTTCATCGCAAGGATTTGTTGGCTCGTTTTGTTAGATTAACCGATCAGGCTGGCTTTGCTGGTGATGACGCACTGTACGAGGAGTTGTTGCGTAAGCAGTTGCCAGATCGGTTTGATGTGGATACTTGGTATCATTCGGCGTATGACTTGCTCATTCAGGTGATAGATGCTGAGACACCGAGCGAAGCTTCGCTCTATCTGCAGAGGTACTGTGCTTCTTGGTACGAGTCGTTTGAGCATGCATCTACGTACTGGCATGATACTCATGCGGAAATTGACGGGTGTGAAGGAAGTTATATAGGGTATTGGGCTTTAGAGGCGGGTGCTGTGGCTTATTTGTTCGATATCGATGATAGTCAGATTACAAGTATGGTTTATCCAAGGGATCTTGTTGAGTATGCTCGATCTTACAGGCCCAAGGATACTGAAGGAATTACTCCAAAGGTGTACGCGGGGGAAGTGTGTACGCGGACAGGTTATTGGTTCAGTCCTGCTAACTCAGACTCGCGTCGTTTCTTCAAGGCGGGGGACACAATGCCTGAGTTTAAAGGCTCTTCATGGGGTGCGACTATCTGGTACTGGTCTGGCGAGGAGTAG